Part of the Brassica oleracea var. oleracea cultivar TO1000 chromosome C8, BOL, whole genome shotgun sequence genome is shown below.
ATTAAAGCTGACCATCAAGTGCCGGGAGGATTATTGCAAAGCCTACCAATCCCAGAATGGAAGTGAGAGTCAGTGGCTATGGATTTTGTAACGGGACTACCTCGAGCCCCAGGAAGAGGGAATGATACTATATGGGTGGTGGTAGACCGACTAACTAAGACTGCTCACTTTCTACCCATTAGAGTTGTTAACAAGGTAGAAGTACTGGCAGAAGTTTACTTAAAGGAGATAGTACGATTACACGGAGTTCCTACCAACATAGTATCTGATCATGACCCAAGATTTACGGCTCAATTCTGGTGAGCTTTCCAGCAAGTATTGGGGACTGATCTTCATATGAGTACGGCGTTTCACCCTGAAACTGACGGGCAGACGGAGCGAACAATCAGAACCTTGAAAGATTTGCTAAGGATGTGTGTTTTAGACTGGTCAGGTACATGAGAACAATATTTNNNNNNNNNNNNNNNNNNNNNNNNNNNNNNNNNNNNNNNNNNNNNNNNNNNNNNNNNNNNNNTGCCGCACACCACTGTGTTGGGCTGAAGTTGGAGAAAGACATATGTTAGGACCATATATAGTAGATGAAACAACAGAAAAGATAAAGATTGTTCGGGAGAATATGAAGAAAGCTCAAGACAGGCAAAACAAATATGCCGATCAGAATAGACGTGAAGTAATATTTCAAGTTGGTGATTGGGTATATTTGAAGGTGGCCGCACAGAAAGGGAGAGATAGATTCGGAAAAGTGGGAAAATTAGCCACTCGATATATAGGACCATACCGAGTGACGCAACGGGTTGGAGAAGTAGCCTATCAATTAAAGCTACCATCAGATATGGCTCTTCACCCAGTTTTCCATGTCTCGATGTTAAGAAGGCATATACGAGATCCTACCGAAGTAGAGCCGCAACGAGTAGAAAACCTTCGCTCCAACCTCACTTACCCTGAAGGACCACTTCGAATCGGAGAAAGACGAATAAGGAAACTGAAGAATCGGGAGATTCCTCAAGTACAAGTATTTTGGGGAAAACAGCGCCGAGTAATTGTGACATGGGAAGATGAAGAGAGGTTTAGAGCTACTCATCCTGAACTGTTTTTGGAAGATGATGAAGACCAGATGGGTGGAGCATCAAACCACTAAGAATTCGGGACGAATTCTATCGAGAGGGGGAGAATGTAATAACGCTCTTTAAAGAGTAAAACGCAGACAAGGAAAAATCATATAACAGCCGAGAAAATTACTCAAGTAAGTGGAAGTCGGATTGATCTTTTCTTGTGGATGTTTGTGGATCCCAAGGTACATAAGAAAAATTTAGAAAGTCTTAGAATTGTTTTTCATCTGAAGAAATAAATTCTTCGGGAAGTTTAGTGGAATGAAAATGCTCGCGGTTCGGCCTAGAACGTCCTAGTCGAACGAGAAAATTAATCGAAAAATTTATTATAGGGCCTTAAGATAGGAATGACCTTAGAATTATTTTAAAAATGTTTTGGTCTAAGAAATCTAGGTTTTTGTCAAGGAGAAAATTTTTCTCCAGCTCGGATCATCTTATAACACGTACGGGATTTGAATGCGGCCCATTCGTGCCCATCTACGATGTATTAAGCATATCCGGAAGCTTCCGGAAGATGCAGCTGCTTGCTTACCTCCTTCAGGCAACTGGACATGTGCTTCTCCTTGACTGTACCACCTCCAAGCAGTTCTTGTCGCATTTCTATTGGATGCTTTGGTGGCTGGCCACAAAGCTTAGTTTTATTGGCCAAAATTGTGGCTAATTAAGACACCAAGCTGTCTCCTATTGGTTGGTTTGGGAGGCAGAGACACCTCCTGCTTGCCATGCACGACTAAAACCCTCCCATGAGCTCATTCTCCATCCTATAAATAGCAGACCACCCCATTAATTCATTCTCCACTTTTAAGACCCGACCATAGGCACCCGAGAGAACTCGTTAACACCCGAACCTTAAGGTAACTTTTTAGTCTTTAGCTTTCATTTTTTTTAGTTAGCTTTCTGTTCTTTCTTTTCTTTCTTTTCCTTTCATACCCTACCCTTCCTGTGTCTAGATTTCTAAAGTTCTAGAGTTTTCCGATAAAAGTTTAAAGTGAAGCCGACCGCGAGATAGAAGCGTTTGCAGTCCGAAACTTTCATCTAAGTGTTGAGGTGAATCTTGGTTATGGTTATGATTGTTGTGTGTGCGGTTAGCGCCTGCAAAACAAGAGTATTGGTTGATGCATTGCTAGGTTGCACGTTTAGATATATAATGATATAATAATGATTGATGTTTGTGAAAGATATTGAGTTATATCGTCGGACCTCGGCTCGAGGGGTATAACATGATTGTGATACATTGATGTTATATTGCATATACTTATGTCATTGCATTGTATTGTTTGGGCCTCGGCTCAGATAATATAACATGTTTGATCACATTTTAACGGGGAAACCCGTAAATCCACAGACTTGATCCGTGAGGGTCCGACACTCGGGTGGAGTGTCGTGAGAGTCATTGGTGTCCACTTGAGGCCCATGCCTTGTCCGGGGCCTTACCAAAATTAGTTCCGGACAGGACGCGAAGACACGTGTGATAAGGCTAGCTACCCTCGACCGTGTAGCTGCATGACGATGCGGCAAGTGTGTTATCTGGGCCATCGGTTTTTTAGACTTTGTGTTTAGAGTCAGTGGGCGCAAGAAGGGATGTGTTATGGACTTCGTTTCGAGATAGGAACCAATGGCGAGAAGCAGTCCTCGACGATCGATAATGATCTAACCACTCGTGAAGAGTGGATGCTTGTTTACGTGATTGCTTTATTTTTGCATTGCATTTTTTTTTAATATAATTGATCTTTGTTGCTTAATGTTTGATGCATAATGGGGGGATAAATAATTGTTAGGAAACCCAACTCATTGAGCAAAATAGTTGCTCATTAGACTCTTTGTTTTGTAGGTAACCCGTAGTAGGTTCCTGCCATAACATCAATATATATATCAACAACATAAAAATTATCCAATAGAAGGTAACCAATCCTTCACAAGCAATAACACGACACAAAATAAATCTAGTAAGGTTAAAGAACCCAAAAACCTGTGATGGGATCCTTAGATGGGCCTGGAAGTTTAGTATCCTCTAGTTCTAAAGCGTAAACTCTACCTCCTATAGCTTGCCTTTTTGGCGCTGGTGCGATTGCAGGTGGAGCTGGAGGAGGACGGACAGTGATTGGCGTAGCTGGGATAGGACGGTTGACGCTGCACTGGGTAGAGATGTGCCCTTTCTTCCCACACGTGAAACATGTAGGATTGTAGGAGTTTGACTGAAAGGATCCAGGTTTCTTCCCGTAGCATTCACTTGACTTATGGCCTATCTTGCCACAGTTAAAGCATTTCCCTGTGAACAGAGATCGCCGACTTGGCCCTCCCGATTCCTTTTCCTTATCTTTACCCTTAAAAGATCTTTGGTTTCCACCATACTTTCCTTCTTGATGCTGCTTGGATTTCTTAGTTGCCGCCTTCTCAGCTTCCAATCCAATCTCCACATTCACAGCCTTTTCCACTAGCTCGGTGAGACTCTCATAGTTTTCGACTGCCAGTCTATTTTCTAGCTCTGGTTTTAGACCAAACATAAAGTTATATATCATGGTTTCTTCATCATCTTGTCCTCGCAGCACATGTCGTCGCAGTCGCATGAACTCAGATTCATATTTGTCTCCTTGTACTAGGTTAGCAAACTGACGTTGAAGCCTTCGCTTGGATTCTGGAGTGAAGTACTTGCATTCAAATTCTTGTTTGAATGCCACCCAAGTGGTGACCAGATGTCCTACTTGGTGATCCCTACTCTCCCACCATTCTGCCGCGTCTTTGTCTAAGTAATACACTGCCATCTTCTTCTTAGATTCTTCGGAACACGTCAGGGTCTCAAAGTTTTTCTCCATTGTTCGAAGCCACTGGTCGGCTTGAAATGGATCTGTCCCTCCTTCAAAATGTGGTGTCTTCATATTTTTCATGGCAGTTATCAACGGTAACATCGGTGTACTAACTGAAGGTTGTGGTGGCACGAGTGGCTGAGGTTGCATCTGAGGTTGTTGTAATGACCTCGCTATCACGTCATGAAGCATCTTTAGAGTGTGCTCCATTCCTACTCCTTGTTGTGGTTGATCATGAACTTCTGGTTCAATTGGGTTGTTCCGCCTTATTGGTCTTGGTCCTTAAACACTCGACTCGCTATCATCTGTTTCTGGTCTTCTCCTTAAAGTACGGTTTGGTGGAAAGTTTTCTTCTGGTGGTATCTCTTGATCATGTCCAAACAGATTGTTTTTTCTTCCTACGTTTTCTTCACTGAATTCTTAGTTAGTGTGCGTCAGTGTTTGTACTCTCCCCTCGGATTCATATCCCAGTACCCTTCTTCTTGGGACTCTGTCTATACCCAACATCCAATCTGGTCCCCCATCACTCCTTCCCCTCCTTTCCATCTGCAATCCACAAACAAAAAAATTTCTATTTAGAATACTAATTAGAGCGGAACTCTGCTGGTTTNNNNNNNNNNNNNNNNNNNNNNNNNNNNNNNNNNNNNNNNNNNNNNNNNNNNNNNNNNNNNNNNNNNNNNNNNNNNNNNNNNNNNNNNNNNNNNNNNNNNNNNNNNNNNNNNNNNNNNNNNNNNNNNNNNNNNNNNNNNNNNNNNNNNNNNNNNNNNNNNNNNNNNNNNNNNNNNNNNNNNNNNNNNNNNNNNNNNNNNNNNNNNNNNNNNNNNNNNNNNNNNNNNNNNNNNNNNNNNNNNNNNNNNNNNNNNNNNNNNNNNNNNNNNNNNNNNNNNNNNNNNNNNNNNNNNNNNNNNNNNNNNNNNNNNNNNNNNNNNNNNNNNNNNNNNNNNNNNNNNNNNNNNNNNNNNNNNNNNNNNNNNNNNNNNNNNNNNNNNNNNNNNNNNNNNNNNNNNNNNNNNNNNNNNNNNNNNNNNNCCTCATCATCTTGTCCTCGCAGCACGTGTCGTCGCAGTCGCATAAATTCAGATTCATATTCTCTAACCGTCTTATCTCCTTGTACCAAGTTTGCAAACTGGCGTTGAAGCTTTCGCTTGGATTCAGGAGTGAAGTACTTGCGTTCAAATTCTTGTTTGAATGCCACCCAAGTGGTGACCAGATGTCCTACTTGGTGATCCCTACTCTCCCACCATTCTGCCGCGTCTTTGTCTAAGTAATACACTGCCATCTTCTTCTTAGATTCTTCGGAACACGTCAGGGTCTCAAAGTTTTTCTCCATTGTTCGAAGCCACTGGTCGGCTTGAAATGGATCTGTCCCTCCTTCAAAATGTGGTGTCTTCATATTTTTCATGGCAGTTATCAACGGTAACATCGGTGTACTAACTGAAGGTTGTGGTGGCACGAGTGGCTGAGGTTGCATCTGAGGTTGTTGTAATGACCTCGCTATCACGTCATGAAGCATCTTTAGAGTGTGCTCCATTCCTACTCCTTGTTGTGGTTGATCATGAACTTCTGGTTCAATTGGGTTGTTCCGCCTTATTGGTCTTGGTCCTTAAACACTCGACTCGCTATCATCTGTTTCTGGTCTTCTCCTTAAAGTACGGTTTGGTGGAAAGTTTTCTTCTGGTGGTATCTCTTGATCATGTCCAAACAGATTGTTTTTTCTTCCTACGTTTTCTTCACTGAATTCTTAGTTAGTGTGCGTCAGTGTTTGTACTCTCCCCTCGGATTCATATCCCAGTACCCTTCTTCTTGGGACTCTGTCTATACCCAACATCCAATCTGGTCCCCCATCACTCCTTCCCCTCCTTTCCATCTGCAATCCACAAACAAAAAAATTTAACTCATATCCCAATCCTCTTTTTCCCGACACTCTGTCTGTATCCAGCATTCAATCATGTCCTCCTTAACTCCTTCCCCTCCTTGCCATCTGCAATCCACGAACAGGGAATTTCCTATTTAGAATGCTAATTAAAACGGAACTCTGCTGGTTTTCTAATACATCTTTTGCGACACATTTGACTTGATAAAACACGAAAAATGCATGATTGACCGCATGATCTAAACCATCAATCTACACCAGCTCCTATAGTTCCGCGAGGGCTATGGTCCTTTCTACTGGTCACCTGCAAAAGGATGTGAGGAGTGAGTGAACTAGTTTCACTCAGTGAGCCAAGGTTCCCTATCTAGCATATGCAACTACCCGTCATTCTAAACCCAACCCCAAACACAAGCAAGACGGGTAGTTCAACAATCAATATTCAAGATAAAGCATGACCGATTCAGGCAATAAACCACTAAACCATAGTAAATCAAAACACTATTTATGAGTGTCACATCAATCAACCATATATATATACTCCTAGGGCCCAACAGAATCATTCTTCCTCCACATAAGGGACACCGGCAATCCCTTCACTATTACACCACACAGGCGTAGGCGCTCGGGAATCGCCCGGTCACGGTCCTCAATCGGAATCGCCGTGCCCCGGTCCTCTATCGGACTCGCCGGGGGCTGTCACATCCACATGTTACACTCGGCCATGGTGATCAAGCCAAGTTAAACCGAGCCCACCACTTTCCGGACCACGACCGGCTTAGTGGTACCATTTGATGAAGCAATGACCTGCAAACTACTACTAGAACCACCACGAGGTTCTCACACAACAGTACCAACACGAGGTACACACTATAACAACATATAATAATCCCATAATCACAATAATCCGGGTGCTTAGACTAGTCTTGCTATCCACTTAGCCCAGACATCGTCTCAAGCCTCGGATCCACAAACTGACACCTAGACCGGTCTGGATATCCTAGCTCGGAAACCGTCTTTGATGTCAGGAACCTGCATTAAAAACACGTTAACAAACAATTAACCGTGACTCACAGTGATTAAGCGATGTGGCTCGACTCTTTGATTCCGGATGTTGACCAAACCCTTTTTCTCCCCTCCAAATCTTCGTCTTGGTACTGTGATGCTAAATCCCAAAATCCAAGGTCTATGTCTTGAATGGACTGGTCTGGACAGATCAGAACTCGGAAAGAACCTTCTTTCACTTCTGGACAGTCTTTCGGAACTTCCCGACAGTACTTCGGTCCTCAGAAACTCTCTAAAATTCTCGTAACAGCTCGGAATCTCCTGCTTTCTTTTCCTACTTTTGTCTCTCTCTCTCTAACCCAAGTCTTTAAGTGTTTTGGATGAATTAAAACGAAAAGGGGAGCTGAGTATATATAGAAGACACCAGCCAGTAAGAATGAGCCACCCGATCGCATGTGTGTCGTCCTGCATGCTTCCGGTCGCATGCGTGGCTACACATGGGCGTCCACATGCCCTGTTGCATGCTCTCTACCCATTCCAGAAGACAACTCCACGTCCACTTGCTCTTCATCATGTCTGGTGTTCATGCATCGCGACACACGGCCCTCTTGTCGGTTCGCATGCGCAGATCGCAAGTACTGCGACACCTCGTGCTTCTGTGTGTCAAGCTGCATGGAACTGCTTCATGCATGTCTACACCTGCTTCTTGTGTTGATACTCAGCAGGTTAAATGGTTCACACAACAATATAGTGAAGTCGATGCCTCGACTTTACGTATTAAAGTGTCGTGGGGTTGGTTGCAAATGGTATTTACGAGTTGCAAAGCTGAAAAACTCGGATTTTTCACTATAAGGACGTATCGGAAGATGCATACTTGCGTTAGGATAGAGGAAAGTGCAACCAAGAAGGGGAAAAGAGGCACACCAAGCTTGGTCGCATCTGTGCTGCAAGCTGATTATCCAGGAAAATACAAGACTCAAGCACCAAAGGATCTCATAGATTTGGTTGAGAACAAACTGGGTGTTAGGGTTTCGTATGCTATGGCTTGGAGAGGAAAATACAAAGCTATCAACGATCTGCGTGGGAGCCCAACAGAGAGCTTTGCTAGACTGCCGTCTTACTTGTACATGTTGGAAAGGTTGAATCCTCGTACTGTCACCCGCTTAGTAGTGGATGAGAAGAACCAGTTTAAGTATGTGTCATTTTGAAATTGACCGGTATCCTTATGTGCATGCGCTTGCTGCGATCATGAAGTATTGCAGAACTACAACAGATGATACGCTAGAGCAGTTGGTTGAAAATTATTGTTCTAAGTATTATTGGATGGAGCAGTGGACATTCGCATATTGTATGACAATATATCCAGTGCCTCATCATTCATCATGGCAAGTTCATGAGGAAATACAATCTCAGGTTGTGTTCCCGCCGTATGCATGGAGAAAAAAAAAGGAAGATTACAAACTACTAGATTCCCATCTGCGGGAGCATATCGGTGGAAGAGAAAGAAAAAGTATGCACCATTCTCGGAGTGGCTTGGTGACAGCAGGGACAAAGATGACAATGACAACGATGACATCGATTACGAAGAAAGCAGCAATGAGGGAAGTGACAGCGAGGAAAGTGGCAGCGAGGGAAGTGGTGACGAGGGAGGTGACAACGAAGGAAATAAATGATGAATGACTCTAACTTATATGTTATGGAACTTGATTATGTGTTGTGAGTCTTACTTATGTGTTATGGAACTTATTTAAGTGTTGTGGAACTTATGTAATGTGTTGTTTCTGTTAGGTACGACAGGTACAACTGATAAAACTTCATATAACATAACAATCATGTTTCTGTGTTGTCGTACTGGTACAACTAGTATAGCTGTATGATGACACGATGAAGGAAATACTGGTACTT
Proteins encoded:
- the LOC106309059 gene encoding uncharacterized protein LOC106309059, which gives rise to MEHTLKMLHDVIARSLQQPQMQPQPLVPPQPSVSTPMLPLITAMKNMKTPHFEGGTDPFQADQWLRTMEKNFETLTCSEESKKKMAVYYLDKDAAEWWESRDHQVGHLVTTWVAFKQEFECKYFTPESKRRLQRQFANLVQGDKYESEFMRLRRHVLRGQDDEETMIYNFMFGLKPELENRLAVENYESLTELVEKAVNVEIGLEAEKAATKKSKQHQEGKYGGNQRSFKGKDKEKESGGPSRRSLFTGKCFNCGKIGHKSSECYGKKPGSFQSNSYNPTCFTCGKKGHISTQCSVNRPIPATPITVRPPPAPPAIAPAPKRQAIGGRVYALELEDTKLPGPSKDPITGFWVL